Proteins from a single region of Stutzerimonas stutzeri:
- a CDS encoding CAP domain-containing protein: MRVLSSVLLIATLCVAGAAVAEEARLVEAINAYRGEVQRCGDKASEELPPLTADSRLNLPVDGAGDLQQALSRAGYPMVTVQAITLSGPRDAQAAMQALHESFCRVILDPQFADIGVSRNGRDWRVVVARPLLDGRLGDWQAEGQKLLEQINTARASARRCGKQDFAAAAPLSWNETLGSTAEAHSRAMANGNFFSHLSEDGRTPGDRAELAGYAGRQVGENIAAALPTARKVLDGWLASPGHCANLMNPQFSELGAAYAVDPQSDAAIYWTAMFGAP; encoded by the coding sequence ATGCGTGTTCTGTCATCCGTCCTGCTGATCGCAACCTTGTGCGTTGCTGGCGCCGCTGTGGCCGAGGAGGCCCGGCTGGTCGAGGCGATCAATGCCTACCGTGGCGAAGTGCAGCGCTGTGGCGACAAGGCGAGCGAAGAGCTGCCGCCGCTCACCGCCGACTCGCGCCTGAATCTGCCGGTCGATGGCGCAGGCGACCTGCAGCAGGCGCTGTCCCGCGCGGGCTATCCGATGGTGACCGTGCAGGCGATCACGCTTTCCGGCCCGCGGGATGCCCAGGCCGCAATGCAGGCGCTGCACGAAAGCTTCTGCCGGGTGATCCTCGATCCGCAGTTCGCCGATATCGGTGTGAGTCGCAACGGCCGTGACTGGCGCGTCGTGGTGGCGCGGCCGTTGCTCGATGGTCGGCTGGGTGACTGGCAGGCCGAAGGGCAGAAGCTGCTGGAGCAGATCAACACCGCCCGTGCCTCCGCCCGGCGTTGCGGTAAGCAGGACTTCGCCGCAGCCGCTCCGCTCAGCTGGAACGAGACGCTGGGCAGCACCGCCGAAGCCCACAGCCGGGCCATGGCCAATGGCAACTTCTTCAGTCATCTGAGCGAGGACGGCCGCACCCCAGGCGACCGCGCCGAGCTGGCGGGTTACGCCGGCAGGCAGGTCGGCGAAAACATCGCCGCGGCGCTGCCGACCGCGCGCAAGGTGCTGGACGGCTGGCTGGCCAGCCCCGGCCATTGCGCGAACCTGATGAACCCTCAGTTCAGCGAGCTTGGCGCCGCCTATGCGGTCGATCCGCAGAGCGACGCGGCCATCTACTGGACGGCGATGTTCGGCGCGCCCTGA